One Campylobacter pinnipediorum subsp. caledonicus genomic window carries:
- the thiM gene encoding hydroxyethylthiazole kinase yields the protein MEILSQIRSLKPLVHCITNYVTANDVANALISLGASPVMADDEREVEEMVCMSNALVINIGTLNERTITSMIKAGKKANGLNIPVVLDPVGAGATTFRTQTALKLIENIKFSIIRGNASEISALVGDDINKSRGVDVNSKSAELGVEEMVKRASVLWKLSKSVVVVSGRIDIVLEGNNVAVGENGHEIMTKVTGSGCMLSAVLAAFAASEEDIFQAALYGVLAFGICGEMAMDLMSDRDANASYRNYLINELSNIDDSTIELRKMVRSNLEK from the coding sequence ATGGAAATTTTATCACAAATCCGCTCACTAAAACCACTAGTTCATTGTATAACAAATTATGTAACAGCAAATGATGTTGCAAATGCTCTTATATCACTTGGTGCATCGCCTGTTATGGCTGATGATGAAAGAGAAGTTGAAGAGATGGTTTGTATGTCTAATGCTTTGGTTATAAATATAGGCACATTAAACGAAAGAACTATAACATCTATGATAAAAGCCGGTAAAAAAGCAAATGGGTTAAATATACCTGTGGTTCTTGATCCAGTAGGTGCCGGTGCTACAACCTTTAGGACACAAACAGCTTTAAAACTGATAGAAAATATAAAATTTAGCATTATAAGGGGCAATGCTTCTGAAATTTCAGCTCTTGTCGGAGATGATATTAATAAATCTCGCGGAGTAGATGTAAATAGCAAAAGTGCCGAGCTTGGAGTAGAAGAGATGGTAAAGCGCGCATCTGTTTTGTGGAAATTATCAAAATCAGTTGTCGTTGTATCTGGTAGAATAGATATTGTTCTAGAAGGAAATAATGTAGCTGTTGGTGAAAACGGACATGAGATTATGACAAAAGTAACCGGAAGTGGTTGTATGCTTTCAGCTGTATTGGCTGCATTTGCAGCTAGCGAAGAAGATATATTTCAAGCCGCATTATATGGTGTTTTAGCATTTGGAATTTGTGGGGAAATGGCTATGGATTTGATGAGTGATAGAGATGCAAATGCTAGTTATAGGAATTATCTTATTAATGAGCTATCAAACATTGATGATTCAACCATTGAGCTTAGAAAAATGGTTCGTAGTAATTTAGAAAAATAG
- the rpsJ gene encoding 30S ribosomal protein S10 — translation MERIRLKLKAYDHRVLDRTVAAIVEAVKRTGADVRGPVPMPTKTKRYTVLKSPHVNKDSREQFEMRIHARMLDIVAATPETVDSLTKLDLAPEVNVEVRAMK, via the coding sequence ATGGAAAGAATTAGGTTAAAGCTAAAAGCTTATGACCATAGAGTTCTAGACCGCACAGTTGCAGCAATTGTAGAAGCTGTTAAAAGAACTGGTGCTGACGTTCGTGGTCCAGTGCCAATGCCTACGAAGACTAAACGCTACACAGTCTTAAAATCTCCACACGTAAACAAAGACTCACGTGAGCAGTTTGAGATGAGAATTCATGCTAGAATGCTTGACATTGTGGCAGCCACTCCAGAAACCGTAGATAGCTTAACAAAACTTGACTTAGCCCCTGAGGTTAATGTTGAAGTTCGTGCAATGAAGTAA
- the rplC gene encoding 50S ribosomal protein L3 — protein MEYIVEKIGMSRTVAAQSIPVTLLKLVDTKVCEIDENKRAIVAYADTKANNKSIQGQQKKYNLTAEFNKFATIEVANSEVGAIDVTPLSEAKVLKVSFNSKGRGYQGVVKRHGFAGGPKSHGSRFHRRHGSIGNCEWPGRVQPGMKMAGHMGNEKVTVKNELVSFDNENGIIVVKGCVPGYNGAMGRIRIVK, from the coding sequence ATGGAATATATCGTAGAAAAAATAGGTATGAGCAGAACAGTAGCTGCACAAAGCATACCAGTAACTTTGTTAAAACTTGTAGATACTAAAGTTTGCGAAATAGATGAAAATAAGCGTGCTATCGTTGCTTATGCTGACACTAAAGCAAATAACAAATCTATACAAGGTCAACAAAAAAAATACAATCTAACTGCCGAATTTAATAAATTCGCAACAATTGAAGTAGCAAACTCAGAAGTTGGCGCTATTGATGTTACTCCACTTAGTGAAGCTAAGGTTTTAAAAGTTAGCTTTAACTCAAAAGGTAGAGGATATCAGGGTGTTGTAAAAAGACATGGTTTTGCTGGTGGTCCAAAAAGCCACGGTTCTAGATTTCACAGAAGACATGGTTCTATAGGTAACTGCGAATGGCCTGGACGTGTTCAGCCTGGTATGAAAATGGCGGGACATATGGGTAATGAAAAAGTTACTGTTAAAAATGAACTAGTTAGCTTTGATAATGAAAATGGAATTATCGTAGTAAAAGGTTGTGTACCAGGTTATAATGGTGCAATGGGTAGAATAAGGATTGTAAAATGA
- the rplD gene encoding 50S ribosomal protein L4 codes for MSKICVLNDKFEKASELELPASYAEVNPHNLYLYVKSYLASMRANTAHTKSRAFVSGGGKKPWRQKGRGGARAGSTRTNVWVGGAVTFGPTNNKNYFQKVNKKQKRLALEVALAQKAEAGKLFAVDSVEVQSGKTKDANKIIKSLNLRDVLVVKDLLDDKTLLAFRNLANSYVVDASEVNAYLVATYSAVIIEKAALQTITKEG; via the coding sequence ATGAGTAAAATTTGCGTATTAAATGATAAATTTGAAAAAGCTAGCGAGCTTGAACTTCCTGCAAGTTATGCAGAAGTAAATCCTCACAATCTTTATCTTTACGTAAAATCTTACTTAGCTTCTATGCGTGCAAATACAGCTCACACAAAGAGCCGTGCATTTGTAAGTGGTGGCGGTAAGAAACCTTGGAGACAAAAAGGTCGTGGTGGTGCTCGTGCAGGTTCAACTAGAACGAATGTATGGGTTGGTGGTGCAGTTACATTTGGTCCTACAAATAACAAAAACTACTTTCAAAAAGTTAATAAAAAACAAAAAAGACTTGCTCTTGAAGTTGCTCTTGCTCAAAAAGCAGAGGCTGGAAAACTTTTTGCTGTTGATAGCGTAGAAGTTCAATCAGGCAAAACAAAAGATGCAAATAAAATCATAAAATCTTTAAATTTGAGAGATGTGCTTGTTGTAAAAGATTTGCTTGATGACAAAACATTATTAGCGTTTAGAAATTTAGCAAATAGTTATGTTGTAGATGCAAGTGAAGTAAATGCTTACTTAGTAGCTACTTATAGTGCAGTTATAATTGAAAAAGCAGCACTTCAAACAATAACAAAAGAGGGCTAA
- a CDS encoding 50S ribosomal protein L23 has translation MADITDIKTIIYTEKTLGLQENGVVVIQTSPRVTKNGLKEVLKEYFGVTPLQVNSLRVNGKVKRFRGRIGVRDDVKKFYVKLPEGVSLENTEA, from the coding sequence ATGGCAGATATAACTGATATCAAAACAATTATTTATACAGAAAAAACTCTTGGCCTTCAAGAAAATGGTGTTGTTGTTATACAGACTTCACCAAGAGTTACAAAAAATGGCTTAAAAGAAGTTTTAAAAGAATATTTTGGTGTAACGCCACTTCAAGTAAATTCTCTAAGAGTGAATGGAAAAGTGAAGCGTTTCAGAGGAAGAATTGGCGTAAGAGATGATGTTAAGAAATTTTACGTGAAATTACCTGAAGGCGTAAGCCTAGAAAATACGGAGGCATAA
- the rplB gene encoding 50S ribosomal protein L2 has product MAIKSYKPYTPSRRYMTGLSSEDITAKPSVRGLLVKIPATGGRNNNGRITSRHKEAGAKKLYRIIDFKRRKFDIEGKVEAIEYDPNRNCRIALISYKDGEKRYIIRPSGLNVGDVISSAEDKSLDIKPGNAMKLRYIPVGTIVHNIELKPGKGAQIARSAGGYAQLMGKEEKYVILRMPSGEMRQVLAECMASIGVVGNEDWANITIGKAGRNRHRGIRPQTRGSAMNPVDHPHGGGEGKKNSGRHPVTPWGKPTKGAKTRRKKASDKLIISRRKGK; this is encoded by the coding sequence ATGGCTATAAAATCATATAAACCATATACTCCTAGCCGTAGATATATGACAGGATTAAGTTCAGAAGATATTACAGCAAAACCAAGCGTAAGAGGACTTCTTGTTAAGATACCAGCAACTGGTGGTAGAAATAATAATGGTCGTATAACTTCAAGACATAAAGAAGCTGGTGCTAAAAAACTTTATCGTATTATAGATTTTAAACGCCGCAAATTTGATATTGAAGGTAAGGTTGAGGCTATTGAATACGATCCAAACAGAAACTGCCGTATAGCACTTATATCATATAAAGATGGTGAAAAAAGATACATAATTAGACCTAGTGGTTTAAATGTTGGTGATGTTATCTCTTCTGCAGAAGACAAATCACTTGACATCAAGCCTGGTAATGCTATGAAATTAAGATATATACCAGTTGGTACAATTGTTCATAACATAGAGCTTAAGCCTGGTAAAGGTGCACAAATAGCTCGTTCAGCTGGCGGATATGCTCAGCTTATGGGTAAAGAAGAAAAATATGTAATCTTAAGAATGCCAAGTGGCGAAATGAGACAAGTATTAGCTGAATGTATGGCAAGTATTGGTGTTGTTGGTAACGAAGATTGGGCTAACATCACTATAGGAAAAGCGGGAAGAAATAGACATAGAGGTATTCGCCCTCAAACTCGTGGTTCTGCGATGAACCCAGTTGATCACCCACACGGTGGTGGTGAAGGTAAGAAAAACTCAGGACGTCACCCTGTTACTCCTTGGGGTAAACCAACTAAAGGTGCTAAGACTCGCCGTAAAAAAGCTAGCGATAAGCTTATAATTTCAAGAAGGAAAGGAAAATAG
- the rpsS gene encoding 30S ribosomal protein S19, with amino-acid sequence MARSLKKGPFVDEHVMKKVVSAKSANDNKPIKTWSRRSTIVPEMIGLTFNVHNGKSFIPVYVTENHIGYKLGEFAPTRTFKGHKGSVQKKIGK; translated from the coding sequence ATGGCAAGATCACTCAAAAAAGGTCCTTTCGTAGATGAGCATGTAATGAAAAAAGTTGTTTCTGCTAAAAGCGCAAACGACAATAAACCAATCAAAACATGGTCAAGACGCAGTACGATTGTGCCTGAAATGATTGGATTAACTTTTAATGTTCATAACGGTAAAAGTTTTATACCTGTATATGTAACAGAAAACCACATTGGTTATAAACTTGGCGAATTTGCTCCAACACGCACATTTAAGGGTCACAAAGGCTCAGTGCAGAAAAAAATAGGCAAGTAA
- the rplV gene encoding 50S ribosomal protein L22, whose protein sequence is MSKSIIKFVRLSPTKARLIAREVQGMNAELALASLQFMPNRGARFIANAISSAVANGGFEPEEVVVSSCRVDAGPVLKRFRPRARGSASRIRKPTSHILVEVSKAQKEA, encoded by the coding sequence ATGAGTAAATCAATAATAAAATTTGTAAGACTTTCTCCAACAAAAGCTAGACTTATAGCTCGTGAGGTTCAAGGAATGAATGCTGAACTTGCTCTTGCAAGCCTTCAATTTATGCCAAATCGTGGAGCTAGATTTATAGCAAATGCTATTAGTTCAGCTGTAGCTAATGGCGGATTTGAACCGGAAGAAGTTGTTGTAAGCAGTTGTCGCGTTGATGCAGGTCCAGTTCTTAAGAGATTTAGACCAAGAGCAAGAGGAAGTGCGAGTAGAATTCGCAAACCAACTTCTCATATATTGGTAGAAGTATCAAAAGCACAGAAGGAAGCATAA
- the rpsC gene encoding 30S ribosomal protein S3, which produces MGQKVNPIGLRLGINRNWESRWFPAKESLAESIGEDYKIRAFLKKKLYYAGISQILIERTAKKLRVTVVAARPGIIIGKKGQDVEILKNDVAKLIGKDVNINIKEERKAQASAQLAAENVAMQLERRVAFRRAMKKVIQGAQKSGAKGIKISVAGRLGGAEMARTEWYLEGRVPLHTLRAKIDYGFAEAHTTYGNIGIKVWIFKGEVLQKGVQADKTEDDAPRKPRRARRGK; this is translated from the coding sequence ATGGGACAAAAAGTAAATCCGATAGGTCTTAGACTTGGTATAAATCGTAATTGGGAATCAAGATGGTTTCCTGCTAAAGAAAGTCTTGCTGAAAGCATAGGTGAAGATTATAAAATTCGTGCTTTTTTAAAGAAAAAACTATATTATGCAGGAATTAGTCAAATTTTAATAGAAAGAACAGCTAAAAAACTTCGTGTTACAGTTGTTGCTGCTCGTCCTGGTATCATTATTGGTAAAAAAGGACAAGATGTTGAAATATTAAAAAATGATGTTGCAAAATTAATCGGTAAAGATGTTAATATCAACATCAAAGAGGAAAGAAAAGCGCAAGCATCAGCTCAATTAGCGGCTGAAAATGTTGCTATGCAACTTGAGCGCCGTGTTGCTTTCCGTCGTGCAATGAAAAAAGTTATTCAAGGTGCTCAAAAGTCTGGCGCTAAAGGTATTAAAATATCAGTAGCTGGACGTTTAGGTGGTGCAGAAATGGCTAGAACAGAATGGTATCTAGAAGGCCGTGTTCCACTTCATACACTTAGAGCAAAGATTGATTATGGTTTTGCTGAAGCACATACAACTTATGGAAACATAGGTATTAAAGTATGGATATTCAAAGGTGAGGTTCTTCAAAAAGGCGTTCAAGCTGATAAAACTGAAGATGATGCACCAAGAAAACCACGTAGAGCAAGAAGAGGTAAATAG
- the rplP gene encoding 50S ribosomal protein L16 encodes MLMPKRTKFRKQMKGRNRGYATRGASLSTGEFAIKAVEAGRVNSRQIEAARQALTRHVKRQAKIWIRVFPDKPLTKKPLQTRMGKGKAGVEEWVMNIKPGRIIYEMAGVSEELAKEALTLAMHKLPFKTKFVTRESENEIY; translated from the coding sequence ATGTTGATGCCTAAAAGAACGAAATTTCGTAAGCAAATGAAAGGGCGTAACCGCGGCTATGCAACTCGTGGTGCAAGCTTATCAACTGGTGAATTTGCTATAAAAGCAGTTGAAGCTGGTAGAGTAAACTCACGCCAAATAGAGGCTGCTCGTCAAGCACTTACTCGTCATGTTAAAAGACAGGCAAAAATTTGGATTAGAGTGTTTCCAGATAAACCACTAACCAAAAAGCCACTTCAAACTCGTATGGGTAAAGGTAAAGCAGGTGTTGAAGAATGGGTAATGAATATTAAGCCTGGTCGTATAATCTATGAAATGGCTGGTGTTAGTGAGGAGCTTGCAAAAGAAGCACTAACTTTAGCGATGCATAAATTACCATTTAAGACAAAATTTGTAACGCGAGAGAGTGAAAATGAAATATACTGA
- the rpmC gene encoding 50S ribosomal protein L29 yields the protein MKYTELKEKSVTELNAMLKEKKVLLFTLKQKLKTMQLSNPNEIGAVKKEIAQINTAISASK from the coding sequence ATGAAATATACTGAGTTGAAAGAAAAAAGCGTTACTGAGTTAAACGCTATGCTAAAAGAGAAGAAGGTGCTTTTATTTACACTAAAGCAAAAGTTAAAAACTATGCAGTTAAGTAACCCTAATGAGATAGGTGCTGTAAAAAAAGAGATAGCACAAATCAATACTGCAATTAGTGCTTCAAAGTAA
- the rpsQ gene encoding 30S ribosomal protein S17 — protein sequence MALKKEIQGVVLQKAGDKTATILVERRVMHPRYHKFVKRFKKYLVHDEKNETKAGDTVVAIECRPISARKSFRLKAIVAKGVE from the coding sequence ATGGCATTAAAAAAAGAAATTCAAGGCGTAGTTTTGCAAAAAGCTGGAGATAAAACAGCTACTATTTTGGTTGAAAGACGCGTTATGCATCCAAGATACCACAAATTTGTAAAGCGCTTTAAAAAATATTTAGTTCATGATGAAAAAAATGAAACAAAAGCAGGCGATACTGTTGTAGCAATAGAATGCAGACCAATTTCAGCACGCAAAAGTTTTAGATTAAAAGCTATTGTTGCAAAGGGAGTTGAATAA
- the rplN gene encoding 50S ribosomal protein L14: MIQSFTRLAVADNSGAKELMCIKVLGGSKRRYATLGDIIICSVKKALPNGKIKKGQVVKAVVVRTKKEVHRDNGSLIRFDENAAVILDNKREPVGTRIFGPVGREVRYANFMKIVSLAPEVL, from the coding sequence ATGATTCAAAGTTTTACAAGACTTGCGGTTGCTGATAACAGCGGTGCAAAAGAATTAATGTGTATAAAAGTTTTAGGTGGCAGCAAAAGAAGATATGCAACACTTGGAGATATTATTATTTGCTCTGTAAAAAAGGCTCTTCCAAACGGTAAGATCAAAAAAGGTCAAGTTGTGAAAGCTGTTGTTGTTAGAACAAAAAAAGAGGTTCATAGAGATAATGGTTCTCTTATAAGATTTGATGAGAACGCTGCTGTTATACTTGATAACAAAAGAGAACCTGTTGGAACACGTATATTTGGACCTGTTGGCCGTGAAGTTAGATATGCTAACTTTATGAAAATTGTTTCACTAGCACCGGAGGTTCTATAA
- the rplX gene encoding 50S ribosomal protein L24 — MANVKFKIKKGDTVKVIAGDDKGKTGKVLSVIAKKGQVIVEGCKIAKKAIKPSEKTPNGGHINKEMPIDISNVAKVEE, encoded by the coding sequence ATGGCAAATGTTAAATTTAAAATCAAAAAAGGTGACACTGTAAAAGTTATAGCTGGCGATGATAAAGGAAAAACAGGTAAAGTTTTATCTGTTATTGCTAAAAAAGGTCAGGTTATAGTTGAAGGTTGCAAAATTGCAAAAAAAGCTATAAAGCCAAGCGAAAAAACTCCAAATGGTGGACATATCAATAAAGAGATGCCAATAGATATCTCAAATGTTGCGAAAGTTGAGGAGTAA
- the rplE gene encoding 50S ribosomal protein L5: MRLKEKYNESIKAALTKEFDIKNPMLIPAIEKVVISVGANDSAKDQKILQNMADTISLIAGQKAVICNAKKSVAGFKVREGYPVGIKVTLRKDRMYAFLDKLISVALPRVKDFRGLSRSGFDGRGNYNFGLNEQLMFPEVEYDKILRTHGMNITIATTAKNDKEAFKLLELFGMPFAKGK; encoded by the coding sequence ATGAGATTAAAAGAGAAATATAACGAAAGTATCAAAGCAGCTCTAACAAAAGAATTTGATATTAAAAATCCTATGCTTATTCCTGCTATAGAGAAAGTTGTTATAAGTGTTGGTGCTAATGATTCTGCAAAGGATCAAAAGATACTTCAAAATATGGCTGATACTATATCTTTGATAGCTGGACAAAAAGCTGTTATTTGTAATGCAAAAAAATCTGTTGCAGGTTTTAAGGTTCGTGAAGGTTACCCAGTTGGTATCAAGGTAACATTGAGAAAAGACCGTATGTATGCATTTTTAGATAAGCTTATAAGTGTAGCATTACCAAGAGTTAAAGACTTCCGTGGACTTTCTAGAAGTGGTTTTGATGGAAGAGGAAACTATAACTTTGGTCTTAATGAACAACTTATGTTTCCTGAAGTTGAGTATGATAAAATACTAAGAACACACGGTATGAACATAACTATAGCTACAACAGCTAAGAACGATAAAGAGGCATTCAAATTGTTAGAGTTATTTGGTATGCCATTTGCAAAAGGAAAGTAA
- a CDS encoding type Z 30S ribosomal protein S14 yields MAKKSMIAKAARKPKFKVRGYTRCQICGRPHSVYKDFGICRVCLRKMANEGLIPGLKKASW; encoded by the coding sequence ATGGCAAAAAAATCAATGATAGCAAAAGCTGCTCGCAAGCCTAAATTTAAAGTGCGCGGCTATACAAGATGTCAAATTTGCGGTCGTCCGCACTCTGTTTATAAAGATTTTGGAATTTGTCGTGTTTGCCTAAGAAAAATGGCTAATGAAGGACTAATACCAGGTCTTAAAAAAGCAAGTTGGTAA
- the rpsH gene encoding 30S ribosomal protein S8 — translation MLNDLIADGLTRIRNAAMRKLETAKLLHSKVVEATLNVLAQKGYIESFNVVEEDNKKFINVVLKYDEYGKSVINELKRVSTPGRRVYQGKDDIKRFKNGYGTIVVSTSKGVMSGIEAHKAGVGGEIICTVW, via the coding sequence ATGTTAAATGATTTAATAGCAGACGGACTAACACGCATAAGAAATGCTGCAATGAGAAAGCTTGAAACTGCTAAGCTTTTACACTCTAAAGTTGTTGAGGCTACTTTAAATGTTTTGGCACAAAAAGGTTATATTGAAAGCTTTAACGTTGTTGAAGAAGACAATAAAAAATTTATAAATGTTGTGTTAAAATACGATGAGTACGGCAAAAGTGTAATAAATGAGCTAAAAAGAGTTTCTACTCCAGGACGTAGAGTATATCAAGGTAAAGATGATATAAAACGTTTTAAAAATGGTTACGGAACTATAGTAGTTAGTACTAGCAAAGGCGTTATGAGTGGTATTGAAGCTCACAAAGCTGGCGTTGGTGGCGAAATCATCTGCACAGTTTGGTAA
- the rplF gene encoding 50S ribosomal protein L6 codes for MSRIGKQPISIPSGVDVSFENNVLKFKKGNSVKELDTKGNVEVKIENNEVVFSSKGDDRQSRAYWGTYRALTNNIIIGLTQGFTRQLEINGVGYKAAVKGKILELALGFSHLVNYELPEGIEATVERNVITLKGNDKQVIGQAAAQIRGFRPPEPYKGKGVKYLEERIIRKAGKTSKK; via the coding sequence ATGTCACGTATAGGAAAACAGCCGATATCTATTCCATCAGGTGTAGATGTTAGCTTTGAAAATAATGTCCTTAAATTTAAAAAGGGCAATAGTGTAAAAGAGCTTGATACTAAAGGTAACGTTGAAGTAAAAATAGAAAACAATGAAGTTGTTTTTTCTTCTAAAGGCGACGACAGACAAAGTAGAGCATATTGGGGAACTTACAGAGCTTTAACTAACAATATAATAATCGGACTAACTCAAGGTTTTACTAGACAACTTGAGATAAATGGTGTTGGTTATAAAGCAGCTGTAAAAGGAAAAATTCTAGAACTAGCTTTAGGTTTTTCTCACCTTGTAAATTATGAACTACCTGAGGGTATAGAGGCAACTGTTGAAAGAAACGTTATCACCTTAAAAGGAAACGATAAACAAGTTATTGGTCAAGCAGCAGCTCAAATCAGAGGTTTTAGACCACCTGAGCCATACAAAGGAAAAGGTGTTAAATATCTAGAAGAACGCATAATCCGCAAAGCGGGTAAAACATCTAAGAAGTAA
- the rplR gene encoding 50S ribosomal protein L18, giving the protein MTAKVLKRKLALRIKRKKRVRSKISGCEQNPRISIFKSNRTLYVQAINDVTATTIASANGKKLGIKANKEGAAIIAKEFANTLKSKGISAGVFDRNGYLYHGVVAAFADALRENGIKL; this is encoded by the coding sequence ATGACAGCAAAAGTATTAAAAAGAAAACTTGCTCTTAGAATTAAGAGAAAAAAGAGGGTTAGATCTAAAATTTCAGGTTGCGAGCAAAATCCAAGAATTTCTATTTTTAAATCAAATAGAACTCTATATGTTCAAGCTATAAATGATGTAACTGCTACAACAATAGCTTCAGCTAATGGTAAAAAACTAGGAATAAAAGCAAACAAAGAAGGTGCTGCAATTATCGCTAAAGAATTTGCTAACACTTTAAAATCAAAAGGTATTAGTGCCGGTGTATTTGACAGAAATGGCTATTTGTATCATGGTGTTGTTGCAGCATTTGCTGACGCATTAAGAGAAAATGGCATCAAGCTATAA
- the rpsE gene encoding 30S ribosomal protein S5: MQKYNKEEFEEVIVDIGRVTKVVKGGRRFRFTALVVVGNRNGLVGFGYGKAKEVPDAMRKAIDDAFKNIINVKLKGSTIPHDIEVKYNASRVLLRPASEGTGVIAGGSTRPILELAGVKDILTKSLGSNNSANVVRATIKALSMLKG; the protein is encoded by the coding sequence ATGCAAAAGTATAATAAAGAAGAATTTGAAGAAGTAATTGTTGATATCGGAAGGGTTACAAAGGTTGTAAAAGGTGGACGTAGATTCAGATTTACAGCGCTTGTTGTAGTTGGAAACAGAAATGGCTTGGTTGGCTTTGGATATGGTAAAGCAAAAGAAGTTCCTGATGCTATGCGTAAAGCTATAGATGATGCGTTTAAAAACATTATCAATGTTAAGCTAAAGGGTTCTACTATACCTCATGATATTGAAGTTAAATATAATGCTAGTCGCGTTTTATTACGCCCAGCGAGTGAAGGTACTGGTGTTATAGCTGGTGGTAGTACTCGTCCTATCTTAGAACTTGCTGGCGTTAAGGATATTTTAACTAAATCTCTGGGCTCAAACAACTCTGCAAACGTTGTTCGTGCTACTATAAAAGCACTTAGCATGCTTAAAGGATAA
- the rplO gene encoding 50S ribosomal protein L15 produces MALEKLTPAPGSTRETKRLGRGQGSGQGKTAGKGHKGQRARKGYNEKRGFEGGQQPLQRRLPKVGFTSKIEKPYAINVEKITAIKELSEITIASIASVHKISKSVNKIKLIGASAKDLASKVKDSNVIVSGQK; encoded by the coding sequence ATGGCATTAGAAAAATTAACTCCAGCACCAGGCTCAACAAGAGAAACTAAGAGATTGGGTCGTGGTCAAGGAAGCGGACAAGGTAAAACAGCTGGTAAAGGTCACAAAGGTCAAAGAGCAAGAAAAGGTTACAATGAGAAGCGTGGTTTTGAGGGTGGACAACAACCCCTTCAAAGACGTCTTCCTAAGGTAGGCTTTACTTCTAAAATTGAAAAACCTTACGCTATAAATGTTGAAAAAATAACAGCTATCAAAGAGTTAAGTGAAATTACTATAGCTAGTATAGCTTCTGTTCATAAAATTTCAAAAAGCGTAAATAAAATCAAACTTATCGGAGCTAGTGCAAAAGATCTTGCTTCAAAAGTAAAAGATAGTAACGTTATCGTTAGCGGACAAAAATAA